A region from the Janthinobacterium agaricidamnosum genome encodes:
- a CDS encoding carbohydrate ABC transporter permease, translating into MKRIIPRTLLTPAVLAVSVISVIPLLITLYYAFMRYSMLDPSGHPFHGLANFHFFFTDASFLPALQNTFTLLFSVMLITVVLGTALGLLINEAFPGRAIVRVLLISPFLVMPAVNALMWKNMLLNPIYGLFAQISLFFGATPVDWLSAHPLFSIIMMVSWQWLPFACLIFMTALQSMDREQLEAARMDGATYLQQLRYLYIPHLGRAVSVVLMIEMIFLLSIFAEIFTTTGGGPGFDTTTITFMIYQQALLSYDVGAASAGALFAVLIANIAAFFLMRVIGKNLSK; encoded by the coding sequence ATGAAACGCATTATCCCCCGGACTTTGCTGACGCCGGCCGTGCTTGCCGTCTCCGTCATTTCCGTGATCCCGTTATTGATCACCCTGTATTACGCGTTCATGCGCTATTCCATGCTCGATCCGAGCGGCCATCCTTTCCATGGCCTGGCCAATTTCCACTTTTTCTTTACCGATGCCTCGTTCCTGCCGGCCTTGCAGAACACGTTTACCTTGCTGTTTTCCGTCATGCTGATCACGGTGGTGCTGGGCACGGCGCTGGGGTTGCTGATCAATGAAGCGTTCCCGGGGCGCGCCATCGTGCGCGTGCTGCTGATTTCGCCGTTTCTCGTCATGCCGGCCGTCAATGCCCTGATGTGGAAGAACATGCTGCTCAATCCGATCTACGGCCTGTTTGCGCAGATCAGCCTCTTCTTTGGCGCCACGCCCGTCGACTGGCTGTCGGCCCACCCCCTGTTTTCCATCATCATGATGGTCTCGTGGCAATGGCTGCCGTTTGCCTGCCTGATTTTCATGACGGCCCTGCAATCGATGGACCGCGAACAGCTGGAGGCGGCGCGCATGGATGGCGCCACCTACCTGCAGCAGTTGCGCTATCTCTACATACCCCACCTGGGCCGCGCCGTGTCGGTGGTGCTGATGATCGAGATGATCTTTTTGCTGTCGATTTTTGCGGAAATCTTTACCACCACGGGCGGCGGTCCCGGATTCGACACGACGACCATCACCTTCATGATCTATCAGCAGGCACTGCTGTCGTATGACGTGGGAGCGGCCTCGGCCGGCGCCCTGTTCGCCGTGCTCATCGCCAACATCGCCGCCTTCTTCCTGATGCGCGTCATCGGCAAGAATCTGTCGAAATAA
- a CDS encoding carbohydrate ABC transporter permease: protein MHSKLNLYGRTAAAWLCALLLFFPIFWLGLMAFKTEGQAIATPPLLFFTPTLDSFREVLARDNYFGYAWNSLFTSVVSTAIGLLIAIPAAYSMAFFPTGGTIGLLKFMLSSRYMPGVGALMPIYICYQYFGLLDTRIGLTIMFMLMNLPIMIWLLYTSMKELPREILEASRMDGATVWDEFRHVVLPLSVGGIASTALVCMVWSWNESFWSLNLGASNAGTLAWLIASYSSPEGLFWAKLSAASLMAIAPIMALGWFCQKQLVQGMTFGAVK, encoded by the coding sequence ATGCATAGCAAACTCAATCTGTATGGCCGCACGGCCGCCGCCTGGCTGTGCGCGCTGCTGCTGTTCTTTCCCATCTTCTGGCTGGGCCTGATGGCCTTCAAGACGGAAGGGCAAGCCATCGCCACGCCGCCGCTGCTGTTTTTCACGCCGACCCTGGACAGCTTCCGTGAAGTGCTGGCGCGCGACAATTACTTCGGCTACGCGTGGAACTCGCTGTTTACCAGCGTGGTATCGACGGCCATCGGCCTCTTGATCGCCATCCCGGCCGCCTATTCGATGGCCTTCTTTCCCACGGGCGGCACCATCGGCTTGCTGAAATTCATGCTCAGTTCGCGCTACATGCCCGGCGTGGGCGCGCTGATGCCCATCTATATCTGCTACCAGTACTTCGGCCTGCTCGATACGCGCATCGGCCTGACCATCATGTTCATGCTGATGAACCTGCCCATCATGATCTGGCTGCTGTACACGAGCATGAAGGAGCTGCCGCGCGAAATCCTCGAGGCCTCGCGCATGGACGGCGCCACCGTGTGGGATGAATTCCGCCACGTCGTGCTGCCCCTGTCCGTGGGCGGCATCGCTTCCACGGCCTTGGTCTGCATGGTGTGGTCGTGGAATGAATCGTTCTGGTCGCTGAACCTGGGCGCCTCCAACGCGGGCACCCTGGCCTGGCTCATCGCTTCGTATTCGAGCCCGGAAGGTCTGTTCTGGGCCAAATTGTCGGCCGCTTCGCTGATGGCCATCGCGCCCATCATGGCACTGGGCTGGTTCTGCCAGAAACAATTGGTCCAGGGTATGACCTTCGGCGCTGTTAAGTAA